The Paenibacillus sp. RUD330 genome has a segment encoding these proteins:
- a CDS encoding carbon-nitrogen family hydrolase — protein MEKSSAKLRIALLQIPVQAGDPEANYRLVEQRLREASELVPKPDVLVLPEMWNTGYALQQIRQLADADGARTRRLISDFSRSTGIHVVAGSIAEKRGGEVYNTVYAYDRDGRQAGSYSKIHLFRLMEEEKHLSAGSEPGLFPLQDEQAGMMICYDIRFPELARKLALAGAKVLFVPAEWPHPRLHHWRTLLTARAIENQMYVVACNRTGASGKDVFFGHSMVIDPWGEILAEGGEEEAILAADIDLALVDEVRARIPVFEDRRPSLY, from the coding sequence ATGGAGAAATCTTCTGCCAAACTTCGCATCGCCCTTTTGCAAATCCCCGTACAAGCCGGTGATCCCGAAGCCAATTACCGGCTCGTGGAACAACGGCTGCGGGAGGCTTCGGAGCTCGTTCCGAAGCCTGATGTCCTCGTGCTTCCCGAAATGTGGAATACGGGCTACGCGCTGCAGCAGATCCGGCAGCTGGCCGATGCCGACGGGGCTCGGACCCGCAGGCTGATCTCGGATTTCAGCCGGAGCACGGGCATCCATGTCGTAGCCGGCTCCATCGCCGAGAAGCGCGGCGGCGAAGTCTACAACACCGTCTATGCCTATGACCGGGACGGCCGGCAGGCCGGCTCCTATTCTAAAATCCATCTCTTCCGCCTGATGGAGGAGGAAAAGCATTTGTCCGCAGGAAGCGAGCCGGGACTGTTCCCTCTTCAGGACGAGCAGGCGGGCATGATGATCTGCTACGATATCCGCTTCCCCGAGCTGGCGCGCAAGCTCGCCTTGGCTGGAGCGAAAGTGCTGTTCGTGCCGGCTGAATGGCCGCATCCGCGCCTGCATCACTGGAGAACGCTCCTGACGGCGCGCGCGATCGAGAACCAGATGTATGTGGTCGCCTGCAACCGGACCGGCGCCAGCGGCAAAGACGTCTTCTTCGGCCATTCGATGGTCATCGATCCATGGGGGGAGATCCTTGCCGAAGGCGGGGAAGAGGAGGCCATCCTCGCCGCCGACATCGACCTCGCCCTCGTGGACGAGGTGCGCGCGCGGATTCCCGTATTCGAAGACCGCAGGCCTTCCCTCTACTGA
- a CDS encoding N-acetylmuramoyl-L-alanine amidase → MMKKAAMMLVFLALFVTAFAGSASAASKTPKLYLNGQELQSASAPRIEKDTTYIPIRTVAEGMGFDVTWDKAAKQVSIHNGKSMIELTINKKIASVNGLSVALPTPAKIMGAGSTSTTMVPLRFISENMGLEVYYDSPSKSVYLYQNDASSGNGAGGATPTPTPTPTPTPTPTPTPTPGNGGTGSETPTPTPTPGSGGSTAPADATGLITSIRYDGIGTTTIAYTGTVGDSQPFLMTGPDRIVMDIPAASFAADFANGFTATSAKMGEVVIDSQLLTKVRYSYYSDKPSTVRVVWDLQAAAEYTVTKGEGMIQLSLLGALEPVPTTPTTPSGDKIYKVVVDAGHGAQDPGAIGISKKTEKSFNLAIALKVNALLKAEPRIQPILTRSDDTFIALDERAAIANRLNADLFISIHANALPGSSASGTETYYNRADSKTFADIVHKHLLAATGLPDRKVQTAGFVVIKKTTMPAILTESGFLTNSKDEAILFNEQKQNEIAQALVDGIKEYLKLS, encoded by the coding sequence ATGATGAAGAAAGCTGCAATGATGCTGGTGTTTTTGGCTCTGTTCGTAACCGCGTTCGCAGGATCCGCATCCGCCGCCTCGAAGACTCCCAAGCTGTATTTGAACGGCCAGGAGCTTCAGTCGGCATCGGCGCCCCGCATCGAGAAGGATACGACGTATATTCCGATCCGGACGGTAGCCGAGGGGATGGGTTTTGACGTCACTTGGGACAAGGCGGCAAAGCAAGTAAGCATACATAACGGCAAAAGCATGATTGAGTTGACCATCAACAAAAAGATTGCTTCGGTGAACGGCCTCTCGGTCGCGTTGCCGACTCCTGCCAAGATTATGGGTGCTGGCTCGACAAGCACGACGATGGTTCCGCTTCGTTTCATCAGCGAGAACATGGGGCTCGAGGTCTACTACGACTCTCCGTCCAAGTCCGTGTATCTGTATCAGAATGATGCTTCCTCGGGCAATGGAGCGGGCGGCGCTACTCCTACCCCAACGCCAACGCCGACCCCAACGCCAACCCCGACGCCTACGCCGACGCCGGGCAACGGAGGGACGGGAAGCGAAACTCCGACACCGACACCGACGCCGGGCAGCGGCGGCTCTACGGCGCCGGCAGACGCGACGGGACTGATCACTTCGATCAGGTACGACGGAATCGGAACGACGACGATCGCCTACACAGGCACGGTCGGCGATTCGCAGCCGTTCCTCATGACAGGTCCCGACCGGATCGTCATGGATATTCCGGCAGCGTCGTTCGCGGCGGACTTCGCCAACGGCTTCACGGCGACAAGCGCCAAGATGGGGGAAGTGGTCATCGACAGCCAGCTGCTGACGAAGGTCCGCTATTCCTATTACTCGGACAAGCCTTCGACGGTCCGCGTCGTCTGGGATCTTCAGGCTGCGGCCGAGTATACGGTGACGAAGGGCGAGGGCATGATCCAGCTCAGCCTGCTCGGCGCGCTGGAACCTGTGCCGACAACGCCGACGACTCCTTCGGGCGACAAGATCTACAAGGTTGTCGTCGATGCGGGCCACGGCGCCCAGGATCCGGGTGCGATCGGAATCAGCAAGAAGACCGAGAAATCCTTCAACCTGGCCATCGCCCTCAAAGTGAACGCCCTGCTGAAGGCCGAGCCTCGCATCCAGCCGATTCTGACCCGCTCGGACGATACGTTCATCGCGCTGGACGAGAGAGCGGCGATCGCCAACAGGCTGAACGCCGATCTGTTCATTTCCATCCACGCGAACGCCCTGCCGGGGTCTTCAGCCTCCGGCACCGAAACCTACTACAACCGGGCGGACAGCAAGACATTCGCCGACATCGTCCATAAACATCTCCTGGCGGCGACGGGACTGCCGGACCGCAAGGTCCAGACAGCCGGATTCGTCGTCATCAAGAAGACGACCATGCCCGCCATCCTGACGGAATCCGGATTCCTGACGAATTCGAAGGACGAGGCGATCCTGTTCAACGAGCAGAAGCAGAACGAGATCGCGCAGGCATTGGTAGACGGAATCAAGGAATATTTGAAATTGAGCTGA
- a CDS encoding endonuclease/exonuclease/phosphatase family protein yields the protein MPETAAESRSIRFMTYNIQHGMGMDGSIDIRRTAAVIAGAGPDIVFLQEVDRFVSRSGEADQMMSLAELTGLAHVQFGRSIGLEGGEYGNGILSRYPLQRLALLELPGEEPRSALVCRADLSSGQEAGLGLHLIATHLDYGSGRCQLDSAASIRQASTLWQGAPAVLAGDFNAIAGSPVLMELQNDWRTAPGGMDIPTYPSPKPDCQLDYLFLNHSERWGETSVQAWPGREASDHLPIVMDAVLHPVRR from the coding sequence TTGCCGGAGACAGCAGCCGAAAGCCGCAGCATCCGCTTCATGACCTACAATATCCAGCATGGCATGGGAATGGACGGATCCATAGACATCCGGCGGACGGCAGCCGTCATCGCGGGAGCCGGACCGGATATCGTCTTTCTTCAAGAGGTCGACCGATTCGTGTCCAGGAGCGGCGAAGCCGACCAGATGATGAGCCTGGCGGAGCTGACGGGGCTGGCCCATGTCCAGTTCGGCCGGTCCATCGGCCTGGAGGGCGGCGAATACGGCAATGGGATCCTTTCCCGCTATCCGCTCCAGCGGCTGGCGCTGCTGGAGCTCCCGGGGGAGGAGCCACGTTCGGCGCTCGTGTGCAGGGCGGATCTTTCTTCCGGCCAAGAGGCCGGATTGGGGCTGCATCTCATCGCAACCCATTTGGATTACGGCAGCGGGCGCTGCCAGCTGGATTCCGCGGCTTCCATTCGGCAAGCCTCCACGCTGTGGCAGGGAGCGCCTGCCGTGCTGGCCGGAGACTTCAACGCCATAGCCGGCAGTCCCGTGCTGATGGAGCTGCAGAACGATTGGAGGACCGCTCCGGGAGGGATGGATATTCCGACTTATCCTTCGCCCAAGCCGGACTGCCAGCTCGATTATCTGTTCCTCAACCATTCGGAGAGGTGGGGAGAGACATCCGTGCAGGCTTGGCCCGGGAGGGAGGCTTCCGACCATTTGCCGATCGTCATGGATGCCGTTCTCCATCCTGTCCGCCGCTAG
- the leuC gene encoding 3-isopropylmalate dehydratase large subunit: MAKRTMFEKIWDNHVIHSEEGSPSIIYIDLHLVHEVTSPQAFEGLRLSGRQVRRPDRTFATMDHNVPTKDRFNIKDPISKQQVDTLTKNCEDFGVKLFDLNNIDQGVVHVMGPEIGLTWPGKTIVCGDSHTSTHGAFGALAFGIGTSEVEHVLATQCLQQSKAKTMEIRFNGSRRPGVTAKDMILGLIAKYGTDFATGYVLEYTGESIRSLSMEERMTVCNMSIEAGARAGLIAPDQTTFDYLRGREYAPQGADYDKAVIAWSDLASDEGAEYDTVLEFDVDALIPQVTWGTSPGMGTDITAAVPNPAELPTENERKAAEKALEYMDLKPGTPMAEIPIDYVFIGSCTNGRIEDLRAAAEIAKGYKVSDRVTAIVVPGSGRVKMQAEKEGLDAIFTEAGFEWREAGCSMCLAMNPDVLQPGQRCASTSNRNFEGRQGRGGRTHLVSPAMAAAAAIKGRFTDVRDWKINQEVAN; encoded by the coding sequence ATGGCGAAGCGTACAATGTTTGAAAAGATCTGGGACAATCACGTCATCCATTCGGAGGAAGGCAGTCCGAGCATCATCTATATCGATCTGCATCTCGTGCATGAGGTTACTTCTCCGCAAGCGTTCGAGGGGCTGCGTCTCTCGGGACGCCAGGTGCGCCGTCCGGACCGGACGTTCGCGACGATGGACCATAACGTGCCGACGAAGGACCGCTTCAACATCAAGGACCCGATCTCCAAGCAGCAGGTGGACACGCTCACGAAAAACTGCGAGGATTTCGGCGTCAAGCTGTTCGACCTCAACAATATCGACCAAGGCGTCGTGCATGTCATGGGGCCGGAGATCGGCCTGACCTGGCCGGGCAAGACGATCGTATGCGGCGACAGCCATACGTCGACGCACGGCGCGTTCGGAGCTCTCGCATTCGGCATCGGCACTAGCGAGGTGGAGCATGTGCTGGCGACCCAATGCCTGCAGCAGTCCAAGGCCAAAACGATGGAAATCCGCTTCAACGGAAGCCGCCGTCCCGGCGTGACCGCCAAAGACATGATCCTCGGCCTCATCGCCAAGTACGGAACGGACTTCGCGACGGGTTATGTGCTCGAGTACACCGGCGAATCCATCCGCAGCCTCAGCATGGAAGAGCGCATGACCGTCTGCAACATGAGCATCGAGGCGGGCGCCCGCGCCGGCCTGATCGCTCCCGACCAGACGACGTTCGACTACCTGCGCGGCCGGGAATACGCTCCTCAAGGAGCGGATTACGACAAAGCCGTCATCGCCTGGAGCGACCTGGCTTCCGATGAAGGCGCCGAGTACGACACGGTGCTCGAGTTCGATGTCGACGCCCTCATTCCGCAAGTGACCTGGGGCACGAGCCCGGGCATGGGCACCGACATTACGGCTGCCGTCCCGAATCCGGCGGAGCTTCCGACGGAGAACGAGCGCAAAGCGGCCGAGAAGGCGCTGGAATACATGGATCTGAAGCCGGGCACGCCGATGGCCGAGATTCCGATCGACTATGTGTTCATCGGCTCCTGCACGAACGGCCGCATCGAGGATCTGCGCGCCGCAGCCGAGATCGCCAAGGGCTACAAGGTCAGCGACCGCGTGACCGCGATCGTCGTGCCGGGCTCCGGCCGCGTCAAGATGCAGGCGGAGAAGGAAGGGCTTGACGCCATCTTCACCGAGGCCGGCTTCGAGTGGCGCGAGGCGGGATGCTCGATGTGCCTCGCGATGAACCCCGACGTGCTGCAGCCTGGGCAGCGCTGCGCATCGACCTCGAACCGCAATTTCGAAGGCCGTCAGGGACGCGGCGGACGCACGCATCTCGTATCCCCTGCCATGGCGGCCGCGGCTGCGATCAAGGGCCGCTTCACGGACGTGCGCGACTGGAAGATCAATCAGGAAGTGGCGAACTAG
- the yedE gene encoding selenium metabolism membrane protein YedE/FdhT: MKSLYEKLFQNYWNPYLVMALAGVLSALYFGITHTVWAVTGEFTRLAGHVMALFGADVSNWGYFNLIGMKGTSFTRTDGWIVWGMFAGALIMVLLNNSFKITVPRQKRRWLQAFAGGIVAGFGARLALGCNLAAFFTGVPQFSLHAWIFMIATAGGTFLGAKLVGMSWWKGKPVVTKGPIARKAAKPSAVQPILGGAAAAAYAGLVVYFFASGHKMLGVAALFGALFGILIERAQICFTSAFRDLWISGRATMTKAIIVGMAVSSVATLAIILLNGMEPITKVAGLSTLVGGLLFGLGIVMAGGCETGMMYRLMEGQIVFLPVFIGNVIGAGALAYAWDHLGVYNTLVKSGSKINLIDAMGPGAALAATLIVLAAAFLVAVYWQKHYRFKDGFKKGATDHVAKTTANR, from the coding sequence ATGAAATCATTGTACGAAAAGCTGTTTCAGAACTACTGGAATCCCTATCTCGTCATGGCGCTGGCCGGCGTTCTCAGCGCGCTGTATTTCGGAATCACGCATACGGTGTGGGCTGTGACGGGCGAGTTCACGCGGCTCGCAGGGCATGTGATGGCGCTGTTCGGGGCCGATGTCTCGAACTGGGGCTACTTCAATCTTATCGGCATGAAGGGGACTTCCTTTACCCGCACGGACGGCTGGATCGTATGGGGCATGTTCGCCGGCGCCCTCATCATGGTGCTGCTGAACAACAGCTTCAAAATCACCGTGCCGCGGCAAAAGCGCCGCTGGCTGCAAGCGTTCGCCGGCGGCATCGTCGCCGGATTCGGAGCCCGGCTGGCGCTCGGCTGCAACCTGGCCGCCTTCTTCACCGGCGTGCCCCAATTCTCGCTCCATGCCTGGATTTTCATGATCGCGACGGCTGGCGGCACCTTCCTTGGAGCCAAGCTGGTGGGCATGTCCTGGTGGAAGGGCAAGCCGGTCGTAACGAAAGGCCCGATCGCCCGAAAGGCCGCGAAGCCTTCGGCCGTCCAGCCGATTCTAGGAGGAGCCGCCGCGGCCGCCTATGCGGGCCTGGTCGTTTATTTCTTCGCCAGCGGACATAAGATGCTCGGCGTCGCCGCGCTGTTCGGCGCCCTGTTCGGCATTCTCATCGAACGCGCCCAGATCTGCTTCACCTCGGCGTTCCGCGACTTGTGGATCAGCGGGCGCGCCACGATGACCAAAGCCATCATCGTGGGCATGGCCGTAAGCTCCGTTGCAACGCTCGCCATCATTCTGTTGAACGGCATGGAGCCCATCACGAAGGTCGCCGGGCTGAGCACCCTTGTCGGCGGGCTGCTGTTCGGCCTCGGCATCGTCATGGCCGGCGGCTGCGAGACGGGCATGATGTATCGGCTCATGGAAGGCCAGATCGTCTTCCTGCCCGTGTTCATAGGCAACGTGATCGGCGCCGGCGCCCTCGCATACGCGTGGGATCATCTCGGCGTGTACAACACGCTCGTGAAGAGCGGCTCCAAGATCAACCTCATCGATGCCATGGGACCGGGAGCGGCGCTTGCAGCGACCTTGATCGTCCTCGCGGCCGCGTTCCTCGTAGCCGTGTATTGGCAGAAGCATTACCGGTTCAAAGACGGCTTCAAGAAAGGAGCGACCGACCATGTCGCAAAAACAACCGCCAACCGTTGA
- the leuD gene encoding 3-isopropylmalate dehydratase small subunit encodes MQAFETFTGIVAPVDRVNVDTDAIIPKQFLKRIERSGFGQYLFYEWRFDEEGNVNPNFEPNKPRYKGASVLISRANFGCGSSREHAPWAIQDYGYKVVIAPSYADIFYNNCFKNGILPIKLSEEQVEELFKRTAAAEGYELTVDLESKTIADNQGLRIPFELDEHRRQFLLQGLDDIGLTLKHADEITAYEERRQGSFA; translated from the coding sequence ATGCAAGCATTTGAGACCTTTACGGGCATCGTAGCCCCCGTCGACCGCGTCAACGTGGATACCGACGCCATCATCCCGAAGCAGTTCCTGAAGCGCATCGAGCGCAGCGGCTTCGGCCAATATTTGTTCTATGAGTGGAGATTCGACGAAGAGGGCAACGTGAACCCGAACTTCGAACCGAACAAGCCGCGCTACAAGGGCGCTTCCGTGCTGATTTCCCGCGCCAACTTCGGCTGCGGCTCCTCCCGCGAGCACGCTCCCTGGGCGATTCAGGATTACGGCTACAAAGTCGTGATCGCGCCTTCTTACGCGGACATCTTCTACAACAACTGCTTCAAGAACGGCATTCTTCCGATCAAGCTAAGCGAAGAGCAGGTCGAGGAGCTGTTCAAGCGCACCGCTGCGGCCGAAGGTTACGAGCTGACTGTGGATCTGGAAAGCAAGACGATCGCGGACAATCAAGGGCTCCGCATTCCGTTCGAGCTCGACGAGCACCGCCGCCAGTTCCTGCTGCAAGGATTGGACGACATCGGCCTGACTCTCAAGCATGCGGACGAAATTACCGCTTACGAAGAACGCCGCCAGGGCTCGTTCGCTTAA
- a CDS encoding LysR family transcriptional regulator, protein MELRQLQYVIQIAKELNFSRAAEKLHIAQPSLSQQLSKLEKEIGVLLVRRTTNSVELTHAGEVFVDKAQSILGSIEQLRTEMEDMAHMKRGRLVIGSLPITGSHILPIVLPEFGAAFPEIEIVLVEDTTAKLEQLAASGQTDISLLSLPLIDSTLVYQPLIREEISLAVPPSHRLAGEKAPVSLETLSEEPFIVLKKGQGFRQIALDLCAGAGFQPRIVFESSNIETVQSLVAAGMGLAFIPDMIARGARSEFMPSYCSIQGSPSRTLVIASRKGRYLSKAAEAFIETMKAAVSRHYKEGFPQ, encoded by the coding sequence ATGGAGCTCCGCCAGCTGCAATACGTCATTCAAATCGCAAAAGAACTCAATTTTTCCCGCGCCGCGGAAAAGCTCCACATCGCCCAGCCATCGCTGAGCCAGCAGCTGTCCAAGCTGGAGAAGGAGATCGGCGTCCTTCTCGTCCGCCGCACGACGAACTCCGTCGAGCTTACCCATGCCGGCGAAGTGTTCGTCGACAAAGCCCAATCCATCCTGGGCAGCATCGAGCAGCTGCGGACGGAGATGGAGGACATGGCCCATATGAAACGAGGCCGGCTCGTCATCGGCAGCCTTCCGATCACCGGTTCCCATATCCTCCCCATCGTGCTCCCGGAATTCGGTGCCGCCTTTCCGGAGATCGAAATCGTGCTCGTCGAGGACACGACGGCCAAGCTGGAGCAGCTGGCCGCCAGCGGACAGACGGATATCAGCCTTCTTTCGCTGCCTCTGATCGATTCCACGCTCGTCTATCAGCCGCTCATCCGGGAAGAAATCTCCCTTGCCGTGCCGCCCAGCCATCGCCTTGCCGGCGAGAAGGCTCCCGTGAGCCTGGAAACGCTGTCGGAGGAGCCCTTCATCGTGCTGAAGAAGGGCCAGGGCTTCCGCCAGATCGCGCTCGATCTGTGCGCCGGCGCCGGCTTCCAGCCGCGCATCGTCTTTGAAAGCAGCAATATCGAGACCGTGCAGTCGCTCGTGGCGGCCGGAATGGGGCTTGCCTTCATCCCGGACATGATCGCCCGCGGGGCGCGCAGCGAGTTCATGCCGAGCTACTGCTCCATCCAAGGGAGCCCTTCGAGAACGCTCGTCATCGCCAGCAGGAAGGGACGCTACCTGTCCAAAGCGGCAGAAGCCTTCATCGAGACGATGAAGGCTGCGGTGAGCAGGCATTACAAGGAAGGATTCCCTCAGTAG
- the yedF gene encoding sulfurtransferase-like selenium metabolism protein YedF: MSQKQPPTVDYTLDVRGESCPYPVIYTLETLTQLQKGQLLQVVADCPASFRNVPEEVVKHGYKMEMEPEKNGRELVFYIRA; this comes from the coding sequence ATGTCGCAAAAACAACCGCCAACCGTTGACTATACGCTTGATGTCAGAGGGGAATCCTGTCCTTATCCGGTCATCTATACGCTGGAAACGCTGACCCAGCTGCAGAAGGGGCAGCTGCTGCAGGTGGTGGCCGATTGTCCCGCCTCGTTCAGGAACGTTCCTGAAGAAGTCGTCAAGCATGGCTACAAGATGGAGATGGAGCCGGAAAAAAACGGCCGCGAGCTTGTGTTCTACATCAGGGCCTGA
- a CDS encoding pyridoxal phosphate-dependent aminotransferase produces MTNPVGSRALIDIQPAERLQGLPEQFFAKLVGKANAQAAKGRDVINLGQGNPDTPTPPHIVEAMQKASADPKYHKYPPFRGFPFLKEAVAKRYKEDYGVELDPETEVAILFGGKTGLIEISQCLLNPGDLCLVPDPGYPDYWSGVSLAGARMSFMPLLEGNAFLPDYSLVSEQDRRDAKLMFINYPNNPTGAVATPEFYRETVEFAAANGIVVSSDFAYGALGFDGKRPVSFLQTPGAKEVGVEFYTLSKTYNMAGWRVGFALGNRTVVELINTIQDHYYCSLFGGIQEAASAALTGSQQSVAELNALYQSRREAVFSALDDIGWKAARPGGSFFCWLPVPDGHTSESFADLLLEQADVVVAPGIGFGTHGEGYVRLGLLSGEERLREAILRIGKLGLFS; encoded by the coding sequence ATGACCAACCCCGTCGGCAGCCGCGCGCTGATCGATATTCAGCCCGCCGAGCGGCTGCAAGGGCTGCCTGAACAATTTTTCGCCAAGCTGGTCGGCAAGGCGAACGCCCAGGCGGCCAAAGGCCGCGACGTCATCAACCTCGGCCAAGGCAATCCCGATACGCCGACCCCGCCCCATATCGTGGAAGCGATGCAGAAGGCGTCGGCCGATCCGAAGTATCACAAATATCCTCCCTTCCGCGGCTTTCCTTTCCTGAAGGAAGCGGTGGCGAAGCGTTATAAGGAGGATTACGGAGTCGAGCTTGATCCCGAGACCGAGGTCGCCATCCTGTTCGGCGGCAAGACAGGCCTGATCGAGATCAGCCAGTGCCTGCTCAATCCCGGCGATCTATGCCTCGTTCCGGATCCGGGCTACCCGGACTATTGGTCCGGCGTTTCCCTCGCGGGCGCGAGGATGTCGTTCATGCCGCTGCTCGAAGGCAATGCGTTCCTTCCGGACTACAGCCTCGTATCCGAGCAGGACCGCCGCGACGCCAAGCTCATGTTCATCAACTACCCGAACAATCCGACCGGAGCGGTGGCGACGCCGGAATTCTACCGGGAGACCGTCGAATTCGCCGCCGCGAACGGCATCGTCGTCTCCAGCGATTTCGCATACGGCGCCCTCGGCTTCGACGGCAAGCGTCCGGTCAGCTTCCTGCAGACTCCCGGCGCCAAAGAGGTGGGAGTCGAATTCTACACCCTCTCCAAAACGTACAACATGGCCGGCTGGAGAGTCGGCTTCGCGCTTGGCAACCGCACCGTCGTCGAGCTGATCAACACGATCCAGGACCACTATTACTGCAGCCTGTTCGGAGGCATCCAGGAAGCCGCATCCGCTGCCCTGACAGGATCGCAGCAGTCGGTGGCGGAGCTCAACGCCCTCTATCAATCCCGCCGCGAGGCCGTCTTCTCCGCGCTGGACGACATCGGCTGGAAGGCTGCGCGGCCGGGCGGCTCCTTCTTCTGCTGGCTGCCCGTCCCGGACGGCCATACATCGGAATCGTTCGCGGACCTGCTATTGGAGCAGGCCGATGTCGTCGTCGCTCCCGGCATCGGCTTCGGCACGCATGGCGAGGGCTACGTGCGGCTCGGGCTGCTGAGCGGCGAAGAGCGGCTGCGGGAAGCGATCCTCCGGATCGGCAAGCTGGGCCTGTTCTCTTAG
- a CDS encoding N-acetylmuramoyl-L-alanine amidase has product MKKTATLLALAAMLLAAVPGHSAAAKAPKLYLDGTELTAAAPRIDKDTTYIPIRTVAEGMGFDVDWDKSSKKVGIHNGTSVIELTIDKKTALVNGQEAAVPVPARIMGTPASATTMVPLRFVSENMGLRVYYDAPAKSVYLYQPYTAEGGEQAPTDGRNGDPQGGTTGSGGAASGAGSQQPGGAGPAGQAGGGSGPPVSAAGSVTSILYDGTGTTTIAYQGTITAADPFLMTGPDRIVLDMPASSFADSFGIQAGSSQAGELSVDGPLLSKIRYAYLTDQPSTVRVVWDVAPAVTYTLLKSDGVIQLGLLGPGQDAPASPAAPSGDRIYKVVIDAGHGGRAPGAVSLTGKLEKAFNLAVALKLNALLAADPRIQPIMTRTDDASIDLKPRAEFANRMGADLFLSIHANSLEIPASGTETYYYRADSKALADIVHKHLIAATGLPDRKVKTAAYVVIKETVMPAVLTESGFLTNARDEAILFDEQSQNRIAQALADGIKEYLQLH; this is encoded by the coding sequence ATGAAGAAAACAGCAACGCTGCTGGCGCTGGCAGCCATGCTCCTGGCTGCGGTTCCGGGACATTCCGCCGCCGCCAAAGCTCCCAAGCTCTATTTGGACGGTACGGAGCTTACGGCGGCCGCTCCGAGGATCGACAAGGATACGACCTATATTCCCATCCGGACAGTCGCCGAAGGAATGGGCTTCGACGTCGATTGGGACAAGTCTTCCAAAAAAGTAGGCATCCATAACGGCACGAGCGTCATCGAGCTCACAATCGACAAAAAGACGGCTCTGGTGAACGGGCAGGAGGCTGCGGTTCCGGTTCCCGCGCGGATCATGGGGACGCCGGCAAGCGCAACGACGATGGTGCCGCTCCGTTTCGTAAGCGAGAATATGGGCCTGAGGGTTTATTACGACGCTCCGGCCAAGTCCGTGTACTTATACCAGCCTTACACGGCCGAAGGGGGAGAGCAGGCTCCGACGGACGGCCGGAACGGCGATCCGCAAGGCGGGACGACCGGCTCCGGCGGGGCGGCTTCCGGCGCCGGTTCCCAGCAGCCCGGAGGAGCAGGACCCGCCGGCCAGGCCGGAGGCGGCTCCGGACCCCCCGTGTCGGCCGCAGGCTCCGTCACATCGATCCTATATGACGGGACCGGCACGACAACAATAGCCTATCAAGGCACCATCACGGCTGCGGATCCGTTCCTCATGACGGGGCCGGACCGGATCGTCCTGGATATGCCGGCTTCATCGTTCGCGGACTCGTTCGGCATCCAGGCGGGCTCCAGCCAAGCCGGCGAACTGTCGGTGGACGGACCTCTCTTGAGCAAAATCAGGTATGCCTATTTGACGGATCAGCCGTCGACGGTCAGGGTGGTGTGGGATGTCGCGCCAGCGGTGACCTACACGCTGCTCAAATCCGACGGAGTCATCCAACTGGGGCTGCTCGGCCCGGGGCAGGATGCTCCCGCCAGTCCCGCGGCTCCATCCGGCGACCGCATCTACAAGGTCGTCATCGACGCCGGCCATGGAGGCCGCGCGCCCGGGGCGGTCAGCCTGACCGGCAAATTGGAGAAGGCGTTCAATCTGGCCGTAGCCCTCAAGCTGAACGCTCTGCTGGCTGCCGATCCCCGCATCCAGCCGATCATGACGCGCACGGACGACGCCAGCATCGATCTGAAGCCGCGGGCGGAATTCGCCAACCGGATGGGCGCCGACCTGTTCCTGTCGATTCATGCGAACTCGCTGGAGATTCCGGCATCGGGGACCGAAACCTATTATTACCGGGCCGACAGCAAGGCGCTGGCGGATATCGTGCACAAGCATCTGATCGCCGCAACCGGCTTGCCCGACCGGAAGGTGAAGACGGCCGCCTATGTCGTCATCAAGGAAACGGTTATGCCGGCCGTGCTTACGGAGTCGGGATTCCTCACCAATGCCAGGGACGAGGCCATCCTGTTCGACGAGCAGAGCCAGAACCGCATCGCCCAGGCGCTGGCGGACGGAATCAAGGAATACCTGCAGCTGCACTGA